In a genomic window of Pleurocapsa sp. PCC 7319:
- a CDS encoding NAD(P)H-quinone oxidoreductase subunit F: MNEILIQSIWLVPIYALVGVILSISWSPGIIRQTGPRPAGYINILMTLIALIHSLLALSATWKQPAQYLSFQWLHAANLDISFDIEISSINLGALVLIAVLNLLAQVYAIGYMEMDWGWARFYSLLALFEAGMSTLVLCNSLFFSYVVLEILTLGTYLLIGLWFNQSLVITGARDAFLTKRVGDLFLLMGVVALLPLAGTWNYTELGEWAATATINPNVATLLCLALIAGPLGKCAQFPLHLWLDEAMEGPMPGTILRNTIVVSTGAWVLIKLQPVLALSPVAANFMIAIGASTAIGASLIAIAQIDIKRSLSYSVSAYMGLVFIAVATQQDITALKLLLTYAIAMSLLVMSIGGVVLNTITQDLTQYGGLWSRRPISGICYLVGAASMVAFPPLGCFWTLAEMANNLLMIRPWLVGVLVVVNALTAFSLTREFCLVFSGQVKQMTVRSAESLWSLVLPMTIGMGLALHVPILLHQWGLLPEWKNLDSTVVIALITSTFIGASSAAIIYLNNKIAKPIVLKPKAIQDLFAYDLYTPQIYRVTIIFAVGFISKVVYWFDRYLIDGVVNLFGLATILGGESLKYNVSGQTQFYVVSILLGMALFIGVICLPLIPQLTF, from the coding sequence ATGAATGAGATTCTTATTCAGAGTATCTGGTTAGTTCCCATATACGCTTTAGTTGGTGTTATATTATCGATTTCTTGGTCTCCAGGAATTATTCGTCAGACTGGACCAAGACCAGCTGGCTATATTAATATCCTTATGACTTTAATAGCATTGATTCATAGCCTGTTAGCACTTTCAGCAACATGGAAGCAACCTGCTCAGTACTTATCATTTCAATGGCTTCACGCTGCGAATTTAGATATTTCATTTGATATTGAAATATCTTCAATTAACCTTGGAGCTTTGGTTCTAATTGCCGTATTAAATCTACTGGCTCAGGTTTATGCCATAGGTTACATGGAAATGGACTGGGGTTGGGCACGTTTTTATTCTCTACTGGCTTTGTTTGAAGCGGGGATGTCTACCCTAGTTTTGTGTAATTCTCTTTTCTTTAGCTACGTGGTGTTAGAAATTCTAACCCTAGGAACCTATTTGTTAATTGGGTTATGGTTTAATCAATCCTTAGTAATCACAGGTGCCAGAGATGCTTTTTTGACCAAACGGGTAGGAGATTTATTTCTGCTAATGGGAGTAGTAGCTTTGTTACCTCTGGCAGGAACTTGGAATTATACAGAGTTAGGCGAGTGGGCTGCGACTGCCACGATTAATCCTAATGTCGCTACATTACTTTGCTTAGCTTTAATTGCCGGACCTTTGGGAAAATGTGCTCAGTTCCCCTTACACCTCTGGTTAGACGAGGCGATGGAAGGTCCTATGCCAGGTACAATCTTGCGTAATACAATAGTGGTATCAACTGGTGCTTGGGTATTGATTAAGTTACAGCCTGTATTGGCCTTATCACCTGTTGCGGCTAACTTTATGATTGCTATTGGTGCGTCAACTGCCATTGGTGCTAGTTTGATTGCGATCGCCCAGATTGATATTAAGCGTTCTCTTTCTTATTCTGTAAGTGCTTACATGGGCTTAGTGTTTATTGCGGTGGCAACACAGCAGGATATTACTGCTTTAAAACTGTTACTCACCTATGCGATCGCCATGTCATTATTAGTTATGAGTATCGGCGGTGTAGTTTTAAACACTATTACCCAAGATTTAACTCAATATGGAGGTTTATGGTCGCGTCGACCTATTTCTGGTATTTGTTATTTAGTTGGTGCAGCTTCTATGGTAGCTTTTCCTCCTTTGGGCTGTTTTTGGACGCTAGCTGAAATGGCAAATAACCTTCTGATGATTCGTCCTTGGCTAGTAGGGGTATTAGTTGTCGTCAATGCTTTAACTGCTTTTAGTTTGACTCGGGAATTTTGCTTAGTTTTTAGCGGTCAAGTCAAACAAATGACAGTGCGATCTGCTGAAAGCTTATGGAGTTTAGTCTTGCCGATGACTATTGGTATGGGATTAGCTTTGCACGTGCCCATTTTGCTACACCAATGGGGCTTACTGCCTGAGTGGAAAAATTTGGATTCAACCGTTGTTATTGCCTTAATTACTTCGACTTTTATTGGTGCAAGTTCCGCAGCTATTATTTATTTGAATAACAAAATTGCCAAACCAATTGTCTTAAAACCGAAAGCAATTCAAGATCTTTTTGCTTATGACCTTTATACGCCACAGATTTACCGTGTAACTATTATTTTTGCAGTTGGTTTTATTTCAAAAGTTGTCTATTGGTTTGACCGCTATCTAATTGATGGAGTAGTCAATTTGTTTGGTTTAGCGACTATCTTGGGTGGTGAAAGTTTGAAGTATAACGTATCGGGTCAAACTCAATTTTACGTGGTGTCAATTTTACTTGGAATGGCTTTGTTTATTGGCGTAATTTGTTTACCGTTGATTCCTCAACTTACTTTTTAG
- a CDS encoding NADH-quinone oxidoreductase subunit M, with the protein MLSFLLWFPVIGACIIGFLPDKGVQSLRSRKLTTIFAVVIFAWTIWLLSQFDINNAGWQFTEYYSWIEPLGLSYSLAVDGLSLPLVILNALLTIIAIYSIGERVERPRLYYALILLINAGITGALAAQNLLLFVIFYELELIPFYLMIAIWGGEKRGYAATKFLLYTAVSGLLVLASFLGIGFLNGATSFDYNSITTQGLSLTTQLILLTVLLVGFGIKIPLVPLHTWLPDAYTEASPAVTILLGGILAKLGTYGLIRFGLQLFPDTWSIVAPGLAIIGTVSVLYGALSAIAQKDIKRMVAYSSIGHMGYILVAVAAGTQLSILGAVAQMIGHGLILALLFHLVGIVERKVGTRDLDVLNGLMNPVRGLPLTSGLLIMAGMASAGIPGLVGFVAEFIIFQGSFEIFPVPTLLCIIASGLTAVYFVILLNRTCFGKLDNKLSYYPSVLPSESIPAFVLTGIILILGIQPNWLLRWSEPTTNLLAVNIHQTEQIAALSNSVTSNQ; encoded by the coding sequence ATGCTTAGTTTTTTACTTTGGTTTCCGGTAATCGGGGCTTGTATTATTGGTTTTTTACCAGATAAAGGTGTTCAATCATTGCGTTCGCGCAAACTGACAACTATCTTTGCTGTGGTAATTTTCGCTTGGACAATCTGGTTATTATCTCAGTTTGATATTAATAACGCAGGATGGCAATTCACTGAATACTATTCTTGGATTGAACCTCTGGGATTAAGCTATAGCTTAGCAGTTGATGGCTTATCTTTACCTCTTGTGATATTAAATGCTTTACTTACCATTATTGCTATATATAGTATTGGTGAAAGGGTCGAACGCCCTCGTCTCTACTACGCCCTCATTCTTTTAATTAATGCCGGAATAACAGGAGCCTTAGCTGCTCAAAATTTGTTATTGTTCGTAATTTTTTACGAACTGGAACTGATTCCCTTCTATTTAATGATTGCGATTTGGGGTGGAGAAAAAAGAGGGTATGCAGCAACTAAATTTTTGCTCTACACGGCCGTATCAGGATTGTTAGTTTTAGCGTCCTTTCTAGGTATTGGCTTTCTCAATGGTGCTACCAGCTTTGACTACAATTCCATCACGACCCAGGGATTATCCTTAACCACTCAACTTATTTTACTAACTGTATTACTGGTTGGCTTTGGCATTAAAATTCCCTTGGTACCTTTACATACTTGGTTACCTGATGCCTATACAGAAGCCTCCCCCGCGGTAACTATACTGTTGGGGGGAATTCTAGCTAAACTAGGAACTTATGGCTTAATTCGCTTTGGTTTACAGCTTTTCCCTGATACCTGGTCGATAGTAGCACCAGGACTAGCAATTATCGGTACAGTCAGCGTACTGTATGGAGCGTTAAGTGCGATCGCGCAAAAAGATATCAAGCGTATGGTAGCCTATAGTTCCATTGGTCACATGGGCTATATCTTAGTTGCTGTCGCTGCCGGTACCCAGTTAAGTATTTTGGGTGCGGTAGCCCAAATGATTGGTCATGGCTTAATTTTGGCTTTACTATTTCACTTAGTGGGAATTGTGGAACGCAAAGTGGGAACTCGCGATTTAGATGTTCTCAATGGATTAATGAATCCTGTGCGTGGTTTGCCCCTTACCAGTGGTCTCCTAATTATGGCAGGTATGGCCAGTGCTGGTATTCCCGGATTAGTTGGATTTGTGGCAGAATTTATCATTTTCCAGGGTAGTTTTGAAATTTTTCCTGTTCCAACCTTACTTTGTATCATTGCTTCTGGTTTGACCGCAGTTTACTTCGTAATCCTGCTTAATCGTACCTGTTTTGGTAAATTAGATAATAAGCTTTCATATTACCCTTCAGTGTTGCCTTCAGAAAGTATTCCTGCTTTTGTCTTAACTGGAATTATTTTGATACTTGGTATTCAACCCAATTGGCTACTACGCTGGAGTGAACCCACGACCAACTTATTAGCAGTAAATATTCATCAAACTGAACAAATAGCAGCGCTAAGTAATTCAGTAACCAGTAATCAGTAA
- a CDS encoding CO2 hydration protein: MVQTPIQPTAKLPPSTHPFAEVVHRLEAGGSMLPDTPENLMQIIGIYKAYAIPMDFYWRNLLYIAERVFLNPLPFFKYFLPPEYLDLPNHYAGDDADLKVWRGNAKAHPELLEFIENGKTRKMPKLLHHLWHDRINMEFAESCMQSMFWHGRDMGLGKFDAYLDSEEYKANADKAIKAYFKTNPVMLGLYKLFPDMLLEQVKQLSYYANLGLFWEVMAPVFLEMSDIYDEGGFKSVPDAMDFLVNGIFAVAGRPIYHHVYIGEECYEIIPKSKGFTWLYEAALPYVEAIFYRTSPFRGTKSYNAQAKQVPDEQKDFHYGILYADVFPVGTAGIPPTLLMDDMSHFLPQYLQDYYQQYCRGEDDMLIQLGITFQRSMYNVTSAVIQALRQALLYPLDDQNQQHLLKNRQFFETQLDRFIRPEARLRDIQSQSYR; encoded by the coding sequence ATGGTACAAACCCCTATTCAACCTACAGCAAAACTTCCTCCTTCCACCCATCCTTTTGCTGAAGTAGTTCATCGGTTAGAGGCTGGTGGCTCAATGTTACCCGATACGCCAGAGAACTTAATGCAGATTATAGGTATTTACAAGGCTTATGCGATACCAATGGATTTCTACTGGCGTAATTTACTTTATATCGCAGAACGAGTATTTTTAAATCCCTTGCCTTTCTTTAAATATTTTCTGCCGCCAGAATACTTGGATTTGCCCAATCATTATGCGGGGGATGATGCCGATCTCAAAGTGTGGCGTGGAAATGCCAAGGCGCATCCAGAATTACTGGAATTTATCGAAAATGGTAAAACTCGCAAAATGCCCAAACTTCTCCATCACTTATGGCACGATCGCATTAATATGGAGTTTGCCGAATCTTGTATGCAGTCAATGTTCTGGCATGGTAGAGATATGGGCTTAGGCAAATTTGATGCTTACCTCGATTCTGAAGAGTATAAAGCTAATGCTGACAAGGCAATAAAAGCCTACTTCAAAACTAACCCTGTGATGTTGGGGCTATACAAACTCTTCCCCGATATGCTACTCGAACAGGTTAAACAGTTATCCTACTATGCCAATCTAGGTTTATTTTGGGAAGTAATGGCACCTGTGTTCTTGGAAATGTCCGATATCTATGATGAAGGTGGATTTAAAAGTGTACCTGATGCCATGGATTTCCTAGTTAATGGTATTTTTGCTGTGGCAGGTAGACCAATTTATCATCATGTTTATATTGGGGAAGAATGCTACGAAATTATTCCCAAATCCAAAGGTTTTACTTGGCTGTATGAGGCTGCTTTACCCTACGTCGAGGCAATTTTTTATCGTACTTCTCCTTTTCGGGGAACTAAATCTTATAATGCTCAAGCCAAACAAGTTCCTGATGAGCAGAAAGATTTTCACTACGGTATTTTATATGCTGATGTGTTTCCTGTGGGTACTGCGGGTATTCCCCCGACACTATTAATGGATGATATGTCTCATTTTCTTCCCCAATATCTTCAGGATTATTATCAACAATACTGTCGGGGTGAAGACGATATGTTAATTCAACTGGGAATTACTTTCCAACGCTCAATGTACAATGTTACTTCAGCAGTAATCCAGGCGTTACGCCAAGCTCTTTTGTATCCCTTAGATGACCAAAATCAGCAGCACCTATTGAAAAATCGTCAGTTTTTTGAAACTCAACTAGATCGTTTCATCCGTCCTGAAGCGCGTTTAAGAGATATTCAATCTCAATCATATCGCTAA
- a CDS encoding Nramp family divalent metal transporter, protein MRSFQASSQKYGILAAITVLLVGSIAQVFTEGIRILQQSTFWYGLYGWLSVAIFVGYLVYLGLNFTGLSKPSPVKTINKEPTEYVSTTTIEAGNLAPWQVAELPAPPKFTWRNIFKTIGPGAILLGTSIGSSEWLLGPAVTARYGGFLLWLVPVSIVLQAIINTESIRYTLYTGEPIYTGFMRTAPGHQFWSFFYITLAFLQLSWPGWVSAAATALTALYIGAVPGPEHAYLIKIFGLLWFFSIALVIIFGDKIERTLEKIQWFLIIVILLFLVFLVSFYTSAETYTKAATGLTNFGVITSGLDWLLICTFVSDAGAGGVINGVITNWYRDKGMGMGKTVGYIPALVGGRKLSLMKTGKVFLPTTENLQRWRDWWKFVDIDQYFVWAIGCFLGLMLPALLTLQFIPFGTEFVNQFGIAVYQAQYIVLATGNQFLWSTTLLIGFWILFSTQIGVTDAFVRMVTDIIWTSNDNENWQEEDVRFIYYGIFCVFSLSGTLILFLDVKPLLLILIGASMAGLNMTIVSIHTLFVNRKFLPIELRPPLWREIVVALGAIFYGFLFIKAAPELFAQLFSFV, encoded by the coding sequence ATGCGAAGCTTTCAAGCATCATCTCAAAAATATGGAATCCTAGCAGCTATAACAGTTTTATTAGTCGGTTCAATTGCTCAGGTGTTTACGGAAGGCATCCGCATTTTACAGCAATCGACCTTTTGGTATGGTCTTTATGGCTGGCTGTCAGTAGCGATTTTTGTAGGTTATCTAGTCTATTTAGGTCTAAATTTTACTGGTCTATCTAAGCCTAGTCCAGTGAAAACTATTAATAAAGAGCCAACAGAGTATGTTTCGACAACAACAATAGAGGCTGGAAATCTTGCTCCTTGGCAGGTTGCGGAGCTACCAGCACCTCCAAAGTTTACTTGGCGTAACATTTTCAAGACAATTGGGCCTGGTGCAATTTTACTAGGCACATCCATTGGTAGTAGTGAATGGCTTTTAGGTCCTGCGGTTACAGCTCGTTATGGAGGCTTTCTTCTGTGGCTCGTTCCTGTGTCAATCGTACTACAAGCTATTATCAATACAGAATCAATACGTTATACCCTGTATACAGGGGAGCCTATTTACACAGGTTTTATGCGTACCGCTCCCGGGCATCAATTTTGGTCTTTTTTCTACATTACCCTCGCCTTTTTACAACTAAGTTGGCCTGGTTGGGTATCTGCCGCAGCTACAGCGCTTACCGCACTATATATTGGTGCCGTACCAGGACCTGAACACGCTTACTTAATAAAAATTTTTGGTCTACTTTGGTTTTTTTCGATCGCCTTAGTTATTATCTTTGGCGATAAAATTGAGCGGACTTTAGAAAAAATTCAGTGGTTTCTAATCATAGTAATTTTGTTATTTTTAGTCTTCCTTGTCTCGTTTTATACATCCGCGGAGACATACACTAAAGCAGCAACTGGACTGACAAATTTTGGAGTAATCACCTCTGGTTTGGACTGGTTGCTCATCTGTACTTTTGTGTCCGATGCCGGTGCTGGCGGCGTAATTAACGGTGTGATTACCAACTGGTATCGGGATAAAGGAATGGGAATGGGAAAAACCGTCGGTTACATCCCTGCACTCGTGGGTGGACGTAAATTATCTTTAATGAAGACCGGAAAAGTTTTTCTGCCGACAACTGAAAACCTACAACGTTGGCGGGATTGGTGGAAGTTTGTAGATATCGACCAATACTTTGTCTGGGCGATCGGTTGTTTTTTAGGGTTAATGTTACCTGCCCTCCTAACTTTGCAGTTTATTCCCTTTGGAACTGAATTTGTCAATCAGTTTGGCATCGCTGTATATCAAGCTCAATACATTGTTTTAGCAACGGGTAATCAATTTTTGTGGAGTACTACTTTACTGATTGGTTTTTGGATTTTATTTAGTACTCAAATTGGAGTTACTGATGCTTTTGTTCGGATGGTAACAGACATCATTTGGACAAGTAACGATAATGAAAATTGGCAAGAAGAAGACGTTCGCTTTATTTACTATGGTATTTTCTGTGTTTTCTCTTTGTCAGGGACTTTGATTCTATTCTTGGATGTTAAGCCTTTACTACTAATTCTCATTGGTGCAAGTATGGCGGGATTAAATATGACCATCGTTAGCATACACACTTTATTTGTTAATCGTAAATTTTTACCAATAGAATTGCGACCTCCACTATGGCGGGAAATAGTTGTTGCTTTGGGAGCAATTTTTTATGGATTTTTATTTATCAAAGCCGCACCAGAATTATTTGCTCAATTATTTTCTTTTGTTTAA
- a CDS encoding PstS family phosphate ABC transporter substrate-binding protein — protein MFLSNDQIINSRNREQANNNITKVCSHCGFDENPFDADNCLQCGRTLSFDNNKNNKPLVTWSNLPLLLLIIVTGGLGLFWRKNSVSLQQSTEEMVKSTEATEGVQGIEAYESGLQLKESFTKVTNVPQGVFFYGGAMASAGIRSQNTMAKIAEAQPQFQLTYEDPLVVPPNSGVGIQMVIDGTISFAESFRPLKQAEYDLASSRGFKLKQVPVATTAIAFYVNPDLNIPGLSLGQVEQIYSGQITNWKQLGGPDLPIVPVSQDPDAQATTSFLLQGMPDSMKNFGDNVQAVRDTTSAVRKVAQTPGAIGYGAQPLVVNQSTIRPIGLARRGSRNYIQPVNSSQEINKQAILDGSYPIIRRIFVILREDGEIDELAGRAYINLLLSKEGQTLIDQAGYLPIRYQTE, from the coding sequence ATGTTTTTATCAAATGACCAAATAATTAATTCTCGAAATAGAGAACAGGCTAACAATAATATAACTAAAGTCTGTTCTCACTGTGGTTTTGATGAGAATCCTTTTGATGCAGACAATTGTTTACAATGCGGTCGTACTCTAAGTTTTGATAACAATAAAAATAACAAACCTTTAGTAACTTGGTCGAATTTACCTTTGCTATTACTGATAATAGTCACTGGAGGATTGGGTCTTTTTTGGCGCAAAAATTCCGTCTCTCTGCAGCAATCAACTGAAGAGATGGTAAAGTCAACTGAAGCAACTGAAGGGGTTCAAGGAATCGAAGCTTATGAAAGTGGACTACAACTTAAGGAATCTTTTACGAAGGTAACTAATGTTCCTCAAGGAGTATTTTTCTATGGTGGCGCTATGGCATCAGCAGGAATTCGTTCTCAAAATACTATGGCGAAGATAGCCGAAGCACAGCCCCAATTTCAACTAACCTATGAAGATCCTCTCGTTGTTCCCCCGAATTCTGGTGTGGGAATTCAAATGGTAATCGATGGCACGATCAGTTTTGCGGAATCTTTTCGTCCTCTCAAACAAGCTGAATATGATTTAGCTAGTTCTCGAGGTTTTAAATTGAAGCAAGTTCCCGTAGCTACAACCGCGATCGCCTTTTATGTTAACCCCGATCTCAACATTCCAGGATTATCCCTGGGACAAGTTGAACAAATTTACAGCGGTCAAATAACTAATTGGAAACAGCTTGGTGGACCAGATTTACCCATTGTTCCCGTTAGTCAAGACCCTGATGCTCAAGCTACTACGAGTTTTCTGTTACAGGGGATGCCTGATTCGATGAAAAACTTTGGTGACAATGTCCAAGCTGTTAGAGATACTACGAGTGCTGTTCGTAAAGTAGCTCAAACTCCAGGGGCGATCGGTTATGGTGCTCAACCATTAGTTGTGAATCAAAGTACAATTCGTCCTATTGGTCTGGCTAGAAGAGGCTCACGCAATTATATCCAACCAGTAAACTCCTCTCAAGAAATAAATAAACAAGCAATTCTAGATGGTAGTTATCCTATCATTCGACGCATCTTTGTTATCTTACGAGAAGATGGAGAAATAGATGAATTAGCAGGCAGGGCTTATATTAATTTGCTCTTATCCAAAGAAGGTCAAACCTTAATCGATCAGGCAGGATATTTACCTATACGCTATCAAACTGAATAA
- a CDS encoding methyl-accepting chemotaxis protein: protein LGRDAGMDFKDLPELMAQVQEKLSNGGKATSIIGTRVMFDNNDRDDSIVSVASIPQIEGVMGSGWQLAVSTPVDEAFAPLNQLRLTLLLGTAGAALLIGGLAALLAHQATLPIVAAAGAVKKIGRGDWDTQLEVTGSDELATLGSNINKMAVQLKSLIVQKDKAARRSQLLKDLTLKLAGAVDSRAVFQLAVEEIIPILKVDRAIIYRHQRDEQGEIVAEAVKSDRVARLQTKVAQLNYLHQYLMEDDSEQVRVVNNIYQAKFKLPHLRELEAFEVKSELSAPLFVGQQFQGFLVIQQCDRSRTWRQGEIDFFAQLASQVMLAKERTDLLLEQKSLKEQLQQQAMELLMEVDPISKGDLTIRATIREGEIGTIADSYNATVENLRQIVTQVQQSVTQIASTTSNNGEIAQSLSSSATEQSEAIASALKQIKTMTESIQNVAAHAELVEKSFQEVTNTVTVGNLGMERTVEGIFAIRETVADTAKKVKRLGESSLKISKVVNLINSFADRTNLLALNASLEANRAGQDGQNFAIVAEEVQTLAKQSAEATTEIEKLVASIQLDTKEVSTAMEQGTEQVVAGTKLVNETRQKLNQIASSSTVVGDRLKQIAQETVQQSRASQQINNTIAEVAQIASQTSSDAIAVSDSTKQLLKITDQLQTSAQKFKV from the coding sequence ACTCGGTCGAGATGCGGGGATGGATTTTAAAGACCTACCGGAGCTGATGGCGCAGGTACAAGAGAAACTGAGCAATGGAGGCAAAGCAACAAGTATCATCGGTACCCGGGTGATGTTTGATAATAATGACCGAGACGATTCGATCGTCAGTGTGGCCTCGATCCCGCAAATAGAGGGAGTGATGGGTTCAGGTTGGCAGCTGGCGGTATCCACGCCAGTAGATGAAGCCTTTGCGCCGCTGAATCAATTGCGTTTAACCTTACTGCTGGGGACGGCGGGGGCAGCCTTGTTGATTGGGGGTCTGGCAGCCCTGTTGGCTCATCAAGCCACCTTACCGATTGTGGCCGCAGCCGGAGCAGTCAAGAAGATTGGACGGGGTGATTGGGATACCCAGCTGGAAGTGACCGGTTCTGATGAGTTAGCGACCCTGGGCAGTAACATCAATAAGATGGCAGTACAGCTCAAATCACTGATTGTACAGAAGGACAAAGCAGCCAGACGCTCCCAACTACTGAAAGATTTGACCCTGAAACTAGCAGGAGCAGTCGATTCACGAGCGGTGTTTCAGTTAGCAGTCGAAGAAATCATCCCGATCCTCAAGGTAGACCGGGCGATCATCTATCGTCATCAACGGGATGAGCAAGGAGAGATTGTCGCCGAAGCAGTCAAATCAGACCGGGTGGCGAGATTACAGACCAAGGTAGCCCAACTCAACTATCTGCATCAATATCTGATGGAGGATGACTCCGAACAGGTAAGAGTGGTCAATAATATTTACCAAGCCAAATTCAAGCTGCCTCATTTAAGAGAACTCGAAGCATTTGAAGTCAAATCAGAGTTATCAGCACCGCTATTTGTGGGACAACAGTTTCAAGGATTTTTGGTGATCCAGCAATGTGACCGTTCACGAACCTGGAGACAGGGAGAGATTGACTTTTTTGCCCAACTAGCATCTCAAGTGATGTTAGCCAAAGAGAGAACGGACTTGTTACTGGAGCAAAAAAGCCTCAAGGAACAACTGCAACAACAGGCGATGGAGTTATTGATGGAGGTCGACCCGATTAGCAAAGGAGATTTAACCATCAGAGCGACTATTAGAGAGGGAGAGATTGGCACGATAGCTGACTCCTACAATGCAACGGTCGAAAACCTAAGGCAAATAGTGACCCAGGTGCAACAATCGGTGACCCAAATAGCGAGCACCACGTCGAACAATGGGGAGATCGCCCAATCCCTATCTTCCAGTGCGACAGAACAATCAGAAGCGATCGCCTCAGCACTGAAACAAATCAAGACGATGACCGAATCGATTCAAAATGTGGCAGCCCATGCCGAGTTAGTGGAAAAATCGTTCCAAGAAGTAACCAATACAGTAACGGTGGGCAATTTAGGCATGGAGCGGACGGTAGAAGGAATCTTTGCCATCCGAGAAACCGTAGCTGATACCGCCAAAAAAGTGAAACGGTTGGGAGAATCATCCCTGAAGATTTCTAAGGTAGTTAACCTGATTAATAGTTTTGCCGACCGGACTAATCTGTTAGCGTTAAATGCATCCTTGGAGGCCAATCGCGCCGGTCAAGATGGACAGAACTTTGCCATCGTAGCTGAGGAGGTACAAACCTTAGCCAAACAGTCCGCCGAAGCGACCACAGAGATTGAAAAACTAGTAGCCAGTATCCAGCTAGATACCAAAGAAGTATCGACAGCGATGGAACAGGGCACAGAGCAAGTGGTAGCGGGGACCAAGTTGGTCAATGAAACCCGTCAAAAGTTAAATCAGATTGCCTCATCGAGTACGGTAGTGGGAGATCGGCTCAAGCAAATCGCCCAAGAAACAGTTCAGCAGTCACGAGCCAGTCAGCAAATCAATAATACTATTGCTGAAGTAGCTCAAATCGCCAGCCAAACTTCAAGTGATGCGATCGCCGTTTCTGACTCGACCAAACAGCTGTTGAAGATCACCGATCAACTTCAGACCAGCGCTCAAAAGTTCAAAGTTTAA
- a CDS encoding helix-turn-helix domain-containing protein produces the protein MLCSARSAIANYLTWAESTVRQTIHRWNHHGLVGLWEAKGRGKKPIWTKEDWRAVEKWLKEPRSISSRQLSHRLARERQVFLGAEQVRRILKKKVALEKIKEKTSST, from the coding sequence TTGCTTTGCAGTGCGCGGAGCGCAATCGCGAACTATTTAACATGGGCAGAATCGACGGTTAGACAAACGATTCATCGATGGAATCATCACGGTTTAGTAGGTTTATGGGAAGCGAAAGGGAGAGGAAAAAAGCCGATCTGGACAAAGGAAGATTGGAGGGCTGTGGAAAAATGGCTAAAAGAACCTCGTAGCATCAGCTCTCGACAACTAAGCCACAGATTAGCTAGAGAAAGACAAGTGTTTCTGGGAGCAGAACAAGTTCGTCGCATACTCAAAAAAAAAGTGGCGTTGGAAAAGATTAAGGAGAAAACCTCCAGCACCTAA
- a CDS encoding transposase: MTLLYLDESGCCPESPLGYGYGQIGQQKSISQRTRKGRRVNIMGVWEEEQRFEYALKVGTYKTKSYLRFMDWQAERAMKRLYETGKPTVIIHDNASIHRAELVRQRHQIWSKQGLSVFFLPPYSPEMNRIEEQWLHLKRQELGGYVFEDEYDLAKAIIEGIENRGQQGNYAVERLMFN; encoded by the coding sequence ATCACCTTACTCTATTTAGATGAGTCGGGATGTTGTCCAGAAAGTCCTCTCGGCTATGGTTACGGTCAAATTGGTCAGCAAAAATCTATTTCTCAAAGAACTAGAAAAGGAAGACGAGTCAATATCATGGGAGTCTGGGAAGAAGAACAAAGATTTGAGTATGCTTTGAAAGTCGGAACTTACAAGACAAAGAGTTATCTCCGTTTTATGGACTGGCAAGCTGAACGAGCCATGAAACGATTATACGAAACAGGAAAACCGACAGTAATCATTCATGATAATGCTTCAATCCATCGTGCAGAGTTAGTTAGACAACGTCATCAAATTTGGTCAAAACAAGGATTAAGCGTATTTTTTCTTCCTCCTTACTCTCCCGAAATGAACCGTATTGAAGAGCAATGGCTACATCTTAAACGCCAAGAATTAGGTGGTTATGTGTTTGAGGATGAATACGATTTGGCAAAAGCAATTATTGAGGGCATCGAAAATCGGGGTCAACAGGGAAATTATGCTGTTGAACGTTTGATGTTTAATTAA